The Hevea brasiliensis isolate MT/VB/25A 57/8 chromosome 1, ASM3005281v1, whole genome shotgun sequence genome has a window encoding:
- the LOC110641778 gene encoding ubiquitin carboxyl-terminal hydrolase 8-like: MENGLPEDLSDSTQVPDFDNDHCLYLVPFRWWKDAQESTSDESDGKRAVLYKGTSGSSYAGHMKLINSIFNSDLVLNLRKLFYFLDHCWFHDENY; the protein is encoded by the exons ATGGAGAACGGTCTACCCGAAGATCTCTCGGATTCAACTCAGGTACCAGACTTCGACAATGATCATTGTCTCTATCTCGTCCCCTTCAG GTGGTGGAAGGATGCGCAAGAATCAACATCTGATGAATCCGATGGTAAGAGAGCGGTTCTGTACAAGGGAACTTCAGGTTCTTCCTATGCGGGTCATATGAAGCTCATCAACAGCATATTCAACTCGGATCTTGTATTGAATTTGAGGAAATTGTTTTATTTCCTTGACCATTGTTGGTTTCATGATGAAAATTATTGA